In one window of Neisseria subflava DNA:
- a CDS encoding DUF350 domain-containing protein: MSISLSQYLLYLQYMLAGVAMTVVFGAVYLRITPAEELRLIKNGNLACALSFGGALVGFCLTLASSIAHSISFIDFILWGLAAAVIQIFVYFAATMMIKGATAELIGNNVAVGALFGAVSISIGILNAACLT; this comes from the coding sequence GTGAGTATTTCTCTGTCCCAATATCTGCTTTACCTGCAATATATGTTGGCAGGTGTTGCCATGACTGTAGTTTTCGGTGCCGTATATCTGCGGATTACCCCTGCCGAAGAGTTGCGCCTGATTAAAAACGGCAACCTTGCCTGCGCCTTGTCGTTTGGCGGCGCATTGGTCGGTTTCTGTCTGACGCTTGCCTCAAGCATTGCCCACAGCATCAGCTTCATCGATTTTATCCTGTGGGGACTTGCCGCAGCAGTGATTCAGATTTTTGTCTATTTCGCTGCAACAATGATGATTAAAGGCGCTACCGCAGAACTCATTGGCAACAATGTCGCCGTCGGCGCGTTGTTTGGTGCAGTGTCCATCTCGATCGGCATTTTGAACGCTGCTTGCTTGACTTGA
- a CDS encoding CPBP family glutamic-type intramembrane protease, translating into MSILAAIRPKEPLRHLRWFDMLIVTAILFGQFAYRSTQLYIASLMPQVETAAATEEVRDTAVTGVAYSENMSLQLTLLAIALIYLIIRRFDFKQLPIHFNLGVLFWTPVIFILMGLTADAVTSLSGGYNYFTTEIFQYIKPLSIFDKFAALAPMAILYGLLNGFYEEFCFLGLLTCVEDKYKWQALAYSTLVRISFHTYQGMLWATVIGVVFGLMYYFFYKYKVKNLLPFFLIHALADIFGSGFIYLICA; encoded by the coding sequence ATGAGCATACTCGCCGCCATCCGCCCTAAAGAGCCTTTGCGCCATCTGCGCTGGTTTGACATGCTGATTGTAACCGCCATCCTGTTCGGTCAATTTGCCTACCGTTCTACCCAACTTTATATCGCCAGCCTGATGCCGCAAGTGGAAACAGCCGCTGCTACCGAAGAAGTGCGCGATACTGCGGTAACCGGCGTGGCTTATTCGGAAAACATGAGCCTGCAGCTGACGCTGCTTGCTATTGCTCTGATTTACCTCATTATTCGCCGTTTCGACTTTAAGCAGTTGCCGATTCACTTTAATTTAGGCGTATTGTTTTGGACGCCTGTAATTTTTATCCTGATGGGTCTGACCGCCGATGCGGTGACTTCGTTAAGCGGCGGCTACAATTACTTCACTACTGAAATTTTCCAATATATCAAACCATTATCCATTTTTGACAAATTCGCCGCCCTTGCGCCGATGGCCATCCTCTACGGCCTTTTAAACGGCTTTTACGAAGAATTCTGCTTCCTCGGTCTTTTAACCTGCGTGGAAGACAAATACAAATGGCAGGCATTGGCCTATTCGACCTTGGTGCGCATCTCCTTCCATACTTATCAAGGCATGCTTTGGGCGACCGTTATCGGCGTTGTTTTCGGCTTGATGTACTACTTCTTCTACAAATACAAAGTTAAAAACCTGCTGCCGTTTTTCCTGATTCACGCCTTGGCAGATATCTTCGGCTCCGGCTTCATCTATTTGATTTGCGCTTAA
- a CDS encoding NAD(P)-binding protein: MLTRRQFLSYTAALGAASAFSWQTYKYLNRKPPVSINRVGLPLGHLLRDGELINQPTRRYECNTLILGGGAAGLGALWYLAKHNHCDVLLAEGFERNGNNAAYTSSAGLKAPSGAHYLALPSKESVYVREMLADFGILQPDGSFRETDLVYAPESRLLYQDKWVEHLLPKEDADSKRFFDLIGRLKQAYGNDGKKIFAIPIALSSADETWRKLDHLTLKQWLEQEGYISPELLWYLDYCCRDDYGQGIGQVSAFAGLHYFAARNSAETVLTWPEGLAHLSENLRRHAGLQEGWQWPPENSIHLEKPASINASAVKIKPLSDGRIEVWLRDNAKGETIAVTAQHVISAMPLMVAARIIESPEQFGLDIPEYAPWLVSNFELHSFPKEKNNSELAWDNVVYGSQGLGYVVATNQLIRVARPERTIFTAYAALNHDTPQVVRRQLLEASDEELLQLTAQDLLTTYGEGFWRHVSHVDITVRGHGMSVPKPGYLSDEALLKIRSRNSGLLFAHSDLSSYSVFEEALYWGVEAARKVLA; this comes from the coding sequence ATGCTAACTCGCCGTCAATTTCTCAGCTATACCGCCGCGCTTGGCGCTGCCTCTGCTTTCTCTTGGCAGACTTATAAATACCTCAACCGCAAACCTCCGGTTTCTATTAACCGTGTCGGCTTGCCGTTGGGGCATTTGTTGCGCGACGGAGAATTGATCAATCAGCCGACCCGTCGTTATGAATGCAATACCTTGATACTCGGTGGCGGTGCGGCTGGTTTGGGGGCGTTGTGGTATTTGGCGAAGCATAATCACTGCGATGTATTATTGGCAGAAGGGTTTGAACGCAATGGCAACAATGCCGCCTATACGTCTTCAGCCGGCCTGAAAGCGCCGAGTGGTGCGCATTATTTGGCTTTGCCGTCGAAAGAAAGCGTGTATGTGCGCGAGATGCTGGCAGATTTCGGTATTTTGCAGCCGGATGGCAGCTTTAGGGAAACCGATTTGGTCTATGCGCCCGAATCGCGCCTCTTATATCAGGATAAATGGGTGGAACATTTATTGCCGAAAGAAGATGCGGATTCCAAACGGTTTTTTGATTTGATAGGCCGTCTGAAACAGGCTTACGGCAATGACGGTAAGAAAATTTTTGCTATTCCGATTGCGCTGTCATCGGCAGATGAAACATGGCGGAAACTCGATCATCTGACGTTAAAACAATGGCTTGAGCAAGAGGGCTACATCTCGCCTGAGCTTTTATGGTATCTCGATTATTGTTGCCGCGACGATTACGGACAAGGCATCGGGCAAGTGTCTGCCTTTGCCGGATTGCATTATTTTGCCGCCCGCAACAGCGCGGAAACCGTCCTCACTTGGCCCGAAGGTTTGGCGCATCTTTCTGAAAACCTGCGCCGTCATGCCGGTTTGCAGGAAGGTTGGCAATGGCCGCCTGAAAATAGTATCCATTTGGAGAAACCTGCTTCAATTAATGCTTCTGCCGTCAAAATCAAACCGCTTTCGGATGGCCGGATTGAAGTGTGGTTGCGTGATAATGCAAAAGGGGAAACCATTGCCGTCACCGCGCAACACGTTATCTCCGCCATGCCGCTGATGGTTGCCGCCCGCATTATTGAATCTCCCGAACAATTTGGTCTGGACATCCCAGAATACGCGCCATGGCTGGTTTCTAATTTTGAACTGCACAGTTTCCCGAAAGAAAAAAACAACAGCGAACTTGCATGGGACAACGTGGTTTATGGCAGTCAAGGGCTGGGCTATGTTGTTGCGACCAACCAGCTTATCCGGGTTGCCCGTCCTGAACGCACGATTTTTACCGCCTATGCCGCGCTCAACCACGATACGCCACAAGTCGTCCGCCGCCAGCTGCTTGAAGCAAGCGACGAAGAGCTGCTCCAGCTTACCGCCCAAGATCTGCTTACTACTTACGGCGAAGGCTTTTGGCGGCACGTTTCCCATGTTGACATTACCGTTCGCGGGCATGGCATGAGCGTGCCGAAACCCGGCTATTTAAGCGATGAGGCTTTATTAAAAATCAGAAGTCGAAATTCTGGATTATTATTTGCACACAGTGATTTAAGCAGCTATTCGGTATTTGAAGAGGCTTTGTATTGGGGTGTGGAAGCGGCACGGAAAGTGTTGGCTTAA
- the speD gene encoding adenosylmethionine decarboxylase, whose amino-acid sequence MTHMPGNHGLLDLYGCDEAILKDEGRLKTALVAAAQATEATILTEHFHTFGGAGGVTGVLLLAESHISIHTWPEHHFAAIDAFICGGMKLEKVKEILCRELAAERAVWTVAQRGEGILDDI is encoded by the coding sequence ATGACCCACATGCCCGGTAATCATGGCCTATTAGACTTATACGGCTGCGATGAAGCCATCTTAAAAGATGAAGGCCGTCTGAAAACCGCTTTGGTAGCCGCCGCACAGGCTACAGAAGCCACCATATTAACCGAACACTTCCATACCTTTGGCGGAGCAGGCGGCGTAACCGGCGTTTTACTGCTCGCCGAGTCTCATATCAGTATCCACACTTGGCCTGAACACCACTTCGCCGCCATTGATGCATTTATTTGCGGCGGCATGAAATTGGAAAAAGTGAAGGAAATCTTGTGCAGGGAGTTGGCGGCTGAAAGGGCTGTTTGGACGGTTGCGCAACGTGGCGAAGGTATACTGGACGATATATAA
- a CDS encoding DUF4178 domain-containing protein, protein MSQTPFFKTDCPSCGAPVEAHSASAVTLVCGYCNSMLVRQDNGVVDSGRDSALLEDFSPLQIGTSGTFVVQRFTLVGRLQVQYDDGAWNEWYALFDDGRAGWLSEAGDLYVMTMPVEVDNPPKFEDTRAGFSELTFQDKHYIASDVRKISLKRAAAQGELPFVLKEDTENLVSDWRCENLFITLDYNDKTPEAFFGRMVNLDDLKLENTRQEDEIKESAGRLKGSITSENCPNCGSSIHWVNGLTSHLNCQSCGSELAVGKDKAELITANNLRLSQNTLFTLPIGSTGRLKNKEFHVIGAIRYLETDAQETFDNLFKGAKHTLAPEGQWTEYLLYNPTQGFLWLVEADEGWNISETLNDWPRLDRNRQPQGYGKLYDYGGRVRIASGAFYWRVRSSDLNYYSDYRDGQSRKLGSELNSHEMAWSRSTPIAYREIADAFNLTNKISSYTVKMSADDIDEKLRLLMIAILVIVNIPSLFMNGFDALFDIFLIGWGVYALFIVGRKRDENGEQSISRVGYVICAMALIVFVTMMNYADLSDLDDDSSRVHSGGSYGGYSSGYSGGHK, encoded by the coding sequence ATGTCTCAAACTCCTTTCTTTAAAACCGACTGCCCAAGCTGCGGCGCACCTGTCGAAGCACATTCTGCTTCTGCCGTGACGCTGGTGTGCGGCTATTGCAACAGCATGCTGGTGCGGCAAGATAACGGCGTTGTCGACTCCGGCCGTGATTCCGCATTGCTGGAAGATTTTAGTCCGCTGCAAATCGGAACCAGCGGCACATTTGTCGTGCAACGCTTTACCTTGGTCGGACGGCTTCAGGTGCAATACGACGATGGTGCGTGGAATGAATGGTATGCGCTATTTGACGACGGCAGGGCGGGTTGGCTTTCAGAGGCGGGCGATTTGTATGTGATGACCATGCCGGTCGAAGTCGATAATCCGCCGAAATTTGAAGACACGCGAGCCGGATTTAGCGAGCTGACTTTCCAAGATAAGCACTATATTGCCTCCGATGTCCGCAAAATCAGCTTGAAACGCGCCGCCGCGCAGGGTGAGTTGCCGTTTGTTTTGAAAGAAGATACAGAAAATCTGGTTTCCGACTGGCGTTGCGAAAACCTTTTCATCACGCTCGATTACAACGATAAAACACCCGAAGCCTTCTTCGGGCGGATGGTAAACCTAGATGATTTGAAGCTGGAAAACACGCGCCAAGAAGATGAAATTAAAGAAAGTGCAGGCCGTCTGAAAGGCAGTATTACCTCTGAAAACTGTCCTAACTGCGGCTCATCCATTCATTGGGTAAACGGGCTGACTTCCCATCTGAACTGTCAAAGTTGCGGTAGCGAATTGGCAGTCGGCAAAGATAAAGCGGAGCTTATTACCGCCAATAATCTGCGTTTGTCGCAGAATACGCTGTTTACTCTGCCTATCGGCTCGACAGGCCGTCTGAAAAATAAAGAGTTTCATGTTATCGGCGCAATCCGATATTTAGAAACAGATGCGCAGGAAACATTTGATAACTTGTTCAAAGGTGCCAAACATACATTGGCACCAGAAGGGCAGTGGACAGAGTATCTGCTTTACAACCCAACTCAGGGTTTCTTATGGCTGGTTGAAGCTGATGAAGGTTGGAATATTTCCGAAACCTTGAACGATTGGCCGCGCCTCGACCGCAACCGCCAACCGCAAGGCTATGGCAAACTTTATGACTATGGCGGACGGGTCAGGATTGCCAGCGGAGCGTTTTATTGGCGCGTCCGAAGCAGTGATTTGAACTATTACAGCGATTACCGAGACGGACAAAGCCGTAAGCTTGGTTCCGAACTAAACAGTCACGAAATGGCATGGAGTAGAAGTACACCCATTGCTTATCGGGAAATTGCAGATGCGTTTAATTTGACCAATAAAATATCATCTTACACCGTGAAAATGAGTGCAGATGATATCGATGAAAAATTACGACTTCTGATGATTGCTATTTTGGTTATCGTCAATATTCCGTCATTGTTTATGAATGGCTTCGATGCACTATTCGATATATTTCTTATCGGTTGGGGTGTCTATGCTCTTTTTATAGTTGGACGGAAGAGAGATGAAAATGGCGAACAGAGTATTTCCCGAGTGGGATATGTTATTTGTGCAATGGCTTTGATTGTTTTTGTTACGATGATGAATTATGCAGATTTGTCTGATTTGGATGATGACAGTAGCCGAGTTCATTCAGGAGGAAGCTATGGCGGTTATTCAAGCGGCTATTCCGGAGGCCATAAATGA
- the edd gene encoding phosphogluconate dehydratase, translating to MNPTPIHPKLAEITERIIERSRPTREKYLAKIRSAKQMGRLERNQLGCSNLAHGYASMPKSIKIEMLQDTVPNLGIITAYNDMVSAHQPFKDFPDQIKDEAQKNGATAQVAGGTPAMCDGITQGYAGMELSLFSRDVIAMSTAVGLSHQMFDVSLFMGVCDKIVPGLMIGALSFGHIPGIFVPAGPMSSGIGNKEKARTRQLFAEGKVGRDALLESEMGSYHSPGTCTFYGTANSNQMMMEMMGVHLPAAAFVHPYTDLREALTRYAAGHLARGIKNGTIKPLGEMLTEKSFINALIGLMATGGSTNHTMHLVAMARAAGVILNWDDFDEISSIIPLLIRVYPNGKADVNHFTAAGGLPFVIRELLDAGLLHDDVDTVVGHGMRHYTKEPFLIDGKLEWREAPETSGNDDILRKADNPFSPDGGLRLMKGNIGRGVIKVSAVREGCRIIEAPAIVFNDQREVLAAFERGELERDFVCVVRYQGPRANGMPELHKLTPPLGILQDRGFKVALLTDGRMSGASGKVPASIHMTPEALMGGNIAKIRTGDLIRFDSVTGELNVLINEAEWNAREVEHIDLSANQQGCGRELFANFRSMTSSAETGAMSFGGEFA from the coding sequence ATGAACCCCACTCCTATTCACCCTAAACTCGCCGAGATTACCGAGCGCATCATCGAGCGCAGCCGCCCGACGCGTGAAAAATATCTGGCGAAAATCCGTAGTGCCAAACAGATGGGACGCTTAGAGCGCAACCAGCTCGGCTGCAGCAATTTGGCGCACGGCTACGCCTCCATGCCCAAAAGCATCAAAATCGAAATGCTTCAGGACACCGTTCCCAACTTAGGCATCATTACTGCCTACAACGACATGGTTTCCGCACACCAGCCGTTTAAAGACTTCCCTGATCAAATTAAAGACGAGGCGCAGAAAAACGGCGCGACCGCGCAAGTTGCCGGCGGTACGCCCGCCATGTGCGACGGCATCACGCAAGGCTATGCCGGCATGGAATTGTCGCTGTTCTCCCGCGACGTGATTGCCATGAGTACCGCCGTCGGCCTGTCGCACCAAATGTTCGACGTCAGCCTGTTTATGGGTGTGTGCGACAAAATCGTGCCGGGTCTGATGATAGGCGCGCTTTCGTTCGGTCATATTCCGGGCATCTTTGTCCCCGCAGGTCCGATGTCCAGCGGCATCGGCAATAAAGAAAAAGCCCGCACCCGCCAGCTTTTCGCCGAAGGAAAAGTCGGCCGCGACGCATTGCTCGAAAGCGAAATGGGTTCCTACCACAGCCCCGGCACCTGCACTTTCTACGGCACGGCAAACTCCAACCAAATGATGATGGAAATGATGGGCGTACACCTGCCCGCCGCCGCCTTCGTCCATCCCTATACCGACCTGCGCGAAGCCTTGACCCGCTACGCCGCCGGACACCTCGCGCGCGGCATCAAAAACGGCACCATCAAACCTTTGGGCGAAATGTTGACCGAAAAATCCTTCATCAACGCCCTGATTGGTCTGATGGCGACCGGCGGTTCGACCAACCACACCATGCACCTCGTCGCTATGGCGCGTGCCGCAGGCGTGATTTTGAACTGGGACGACTTTGACGAAATTTCCTCCATCATCCCGCTGCTCATCCGTGTGTACCCCAACGGCAAAGCCGACGTGAACCACTTTACCGCAGCAGGCGGTCTGCCTTTCGTCATCCGCGAATTGCTGGACGCAGGCTTGTTGCACGACGATGTCGATACCGTCGTCGGACACGGTATGCGCCACTACACCAAAGAGCCTTTCCTTATCGACGGCAAGCTCGAATGGCGCGAAGCCCCCGAAACCAGCGGCAATGACGACATCCTGCGCAAAGCCGACAACCCGTTCTCCCCAGACGGCGGTCTGCGCCTGATGAAAGGCAACATCGGACGCGGCGTGATTAAAGTGTCCGCCGTGCGCGAAGGCTGCCGCATCATCGAAGCGCCCGCCATTGTGTTCAACGACCAACGCGAAGTGTTGGCGGCATTTGAACGCGGCGAGTTGGAACGCGATTTCGTCTGCGTCGTCCGCTACCAAGGCCCGCGCGCCAACGGTATGCCCGAGTTGCACAAACTGACCCCGCCTTTGGGTATCCTGCAAGACCGCGGCTTCAAAGTGGCGCTGCTGACCGACGGCCGTATGTCCGGCGCATCCGGCAAAGTGCCTGCGTCCATCCACATGACGCCCGAAGCCCTGATGGGTGGTAACATCGCCAAAATCCGTACCGGCGACCTGATCCGCTTCGACTCCGTTACCGGCGAACTCAACGTCCTGATTAACGAGGCCGAATGGAACGCCCGCGAAGTCGAACACATCGACTTGAGCGCGAACCAACAAGGCTGCGGCCGCGAACTCTTCGCCAACTTCCGCAGCATGACCAGCAGCGCAGAAACCGGCGCCATGAGCTTCGGCGGCGAATTTGCCTAA
- a CDS encoding STAS/SEC14 domain-containing protein, translating to MISIREQSYGLNVALYNEFTLDDFRQLEEALLTAKQKVHLPDILLDLSMLKDFTIDMAVEQIKFLNQHETDFGRVAVITDDIWIKLGARLSSLLTNQHPKYFSDAAEAQAWLLASNLK from the coding sequence ATGATTTCCATCCGCGAACAATCTTACGGCTTAAACGTAGCGCTGTACAACGAGTTCACTTTGGACGATTTCCGCCAATTGGAAGAAGCCTTGTTGACTGCGAAACAAAAAGTCCATCTGCCCGACATCCTGTTGGACTTGTCCATGCTGAAAGACTTCACCATCGATATGGCGGTCGAGCAAATCAAATTTCTCAACCAACACGAAACCGACTTCGGCCGCGTTGCCGTCATTACCGACGACATTTGGATCAAACTCGGTGCGCGCCTGTCCAGCCTCTTGACCAACCAACATCCCAAATATTTCAGCGACGCTGCCGAAGCACAGGCTTGGTTATTGGCAAGCAATTTGAAATAA
- a CDS encoding bifunctional 4-hydroxy-2-oxoglutarate aldolase/2-dehydro-3-deoxy-phosphogluconate aldolase, producing MSKLTPREILTAGAVVPVMAIDDLSTAVDLSHALVEGGIPTLEITLRTPVGLDAIRLIAKEVPNAIVGAGTVTNPEQLKAVEDAGAVFAISPGLHESLAKASHNSGIPLIPGVATPGEVQLALEHGIDTLKLFPAEVVGGKAMLKALYGPYADVRFCPTGGISLATAPDYLSLPNVLCVGGSWLTPKEAIKNKDWDTITRLAREAAALKPKA from the coding sequence ATGTCTAAACTGACCCCACGCGAAATCCTGACAGCCGGCGCAGTTGTGCCGGTAATGGCGATTGACGACTTGAGTACTGCCGTCGATTTATCCCATGCCCTTGTCGAAGGCGGCATTCCCACCCTCGAAATCACCCTGCGCACCCCTGTCGGCCTCGACGCCATCCGCCTGATTGCCAAAGAAGTGCCCAACGCCATCGTCGGCGCAGGTACGGTAACCAATCCCGAACAACTCAAAGCCGTCGAAGATGCAGGTGCAGTTTTCGCCATCAGCCCGGGTTTGCACGAATCCCTCGCCAAAGCCAGCCACAACAGCGGCATCCCCCTGATTCCCGGCGTTGCTACCCCGGGCGAAGTCCAACTGGCTTTGGAACACGGTATCGACACCCTCAAACTCTTCCCTGCCGAAGTTGTCGGCGGCAAAGCCATGCTCAAAGCCCTCTACGGCCCTTATGCCGACGTGCGCTTCTGCCCGACCGGCGGCATCAGCCTCGCTACCGCCCCCGATTACTTGTCGCTGCCCAACGTCTTGTGCGTCGGCGGCTCATGGCTGACTCCGAAAGAAGCCATCAAAAACAAAGACTGGGATACCATCACCCGTCTGGCTCGCGAAGCTGCCGCTTTAAAACCCAAAGCCTAA
- a CDS encoding SPFH domain-containing protein encodes MFNFIKKQFIDVIQWPNPDDSLLMWRFPIADEEIQNGASLTVREAQMAMFVDEGVTADVFGPGRYTLNTQTLPVLTNLKNWDKLFESPFKSDVYFFNTKQQLARKWGTSQPVTVRDAEFGAVQLRSFGMYSYRISDPAKFFKEVSGVAAQYSGVDLENQLRNIAVTQLAAAFGSSGIPFLDMAANQVLLSQKIGELLGAEFTKLGLALENFTVESITLPASIQAALDKKISMGVIGDLGRYTQYQTAESIPLAAQNEGGLAGIGAGLGVGAGIGQAMAGAMSGMMHPNMQQAQQNVQPAAEDPQAKLMKLKSLLDGGLISQEDFDKAKAEVLKQLIG; translated from the coding sequence ATGTTCAATTTTATCAAGAAACAGTTTATCGACGTCATTCAATGGCCGAATCCCGATGACAGCCTGCTGATGTGGCGTTTTCCAATTGCCGATGAGGAAATCCAAAACGGTGCGAGCCTGACTGTGCGTGAGGCGCAGATGGCGATGTTTGTCGATGAAGGCGTAACCGCCGACGTGTTCGGTCCGGGGCGTTACACACTCAATACGCAAACGTTGCCTGTGCTGACCAACTTGAAAAACTGGGACAAGCTTTTTGAATCCCCTTTTAAATCGGATGTTTACTTTTTCAATACCAAACAACAGCTCGCACGAAAATGGGGTACATCCCAACCTGTTACCGTGCGCGATGCCGAGTTTGGCGCGGTGCAACTGCGTTCGTTTGGTATGTATTCTTACCGTATCAGCGATCCGGCAAAATTCTTCAAAGAAGTCAGTGGAGTGGCGGCGCAATACAGCGGTGTAGACTTGGAAAACCAGCTGCGCAATATTGCAGTCACCCAATTGGCGGCCGCGTTTGGTAGCTCCGGTATCCCATTCTTGGATATGGCGGCGAACCAAGTTTTGCTGTCGCAAAAAATCGGCGAGTTGCTTGGTGCGGAATTTACCAAGCTGGGTTTGGCGTTGGAAAACTTCACTGTTGAAAGCATTACCTTGCCTGCGTCTATTCAGGCTGCGTTGGATAAGAAAATTTCGATGGGCGTTATCGGCGATTTGGGACGCTACACCCAATATCAAACCGCCGAATCCATCCCGCTTGCGGCACAAAATGAAGGCGGACTTGCCGGAATCGGTGCAGGCTTGGGCGTGGGTGCCGGTATTGGTCAGGCGATGGCGGGTGCCATGTCAGGCATGATGCATCCGAATATGCAACAGGCTCAGCAAAATGTTCAGCCGGCTGCCGAAGATCCGCAGGCGAAATTGATGAAACTCAAGTCTTTGCTGGATGGCGGTTTGATTTCGCAAGAAGATTTTGATAAAGCCAAGGCTGAAGTGTTGAAACAGTTGATTGGTTAA
- a CDS encoding DUF4178 domain-containing protein, whose protein sequence is MFAGSEEETGPKNFKSVKAGSSSLIFNGQTFIASDVRTIHYCNTDAQGELPFNLSRNQATGEVCDWRRGNLFLTLDYSTFPMNSYFGRIVSLDSLKLENKRSDDEIRESAGRLKGEILSENCPHCGAPVHWPGGVTSFLLCQSCGSSLNTTKDTVALMEANAQRKEQENLFTLSIGTKGRLNDTEYLIIGAVRFAEIPSYNQNQSEYWTEYLLYNTQQGFAWLIESGKRWRLSETLHTWPDFDSSGNPAGEMLIDHYRGQVEAAAGAFYWKVKQGDLLHYKEYSGKKSYGRNVILCSEQSKDEIVWSKSSPVSYRQMRKAFGLSL, encoded by the coding sequence TTGTTTGCTGGCTCAGAAGAGGAGACGGGGCCGAAAAATTTTAAGTCGGTGAAAGCCGGTTCCAGTTCGTTGATCTTTAATGGCCAAACCTTTATTGCGTCAGACGTCCGCACCATACATTACTGTAATACCGATGCGCAAGGCGAGTTGCCGTTCAATTTATCTAGGAATCAAGCGACAGGCGAGGTTTGCGACTGGCGACGGGGCAATTTGTTTTTGACCTTGGATTATTCGACTTTTCCAATGAACTCCTACTTCGGACGCATAGTCAGTTTGGACAGTTTGAAGCTGGAAAATAAGCGCAGTGATGATGAAATCCGTGAAAGTGCAGGCCGTCTGAAAGGAGAGATTCTTTCTGAAAACTGCCCTCATTGCGGCGCTCCTGTTCATTGGCCAGGTGGTGTTACTTCTTTCCTTTTATGTCAGTCTTGCGGCAGTAGTTTGAACACGACAAAAGATACTGTTGCGTTGATGGAGGCAAATGCCCAAAGGAAAGAACAAGAAAACCTGTTCACACTTTCCATAGGTACGAAAGGCCGTCTGAACGATACAGAATATCTGATTATCGGGGCTGTAAGATTTGCTGAGATACCGTCCTATAACCAAAATCAGTCTGAATACTGGACGGAATATCTGCTTTATAACACGCAGCAAGGGTTTGCCTGGCTGATTGAGTCTGGAAAACGCTGGCGGTTGTCAGAAACCTTACACACATGGCCGGACTTTGATTCAAGTGGCAATCCTGCCGGTGAAATGTTGATTGATCATTACCGTGGGCAGGTCGAGGCAGCGGCTGGTGCGTTTTATTGGAAAGTCAAACAAGGCGATTTGCTTCATTATAAGGAATATAGCGGCAAGAAAAGTTATGGCCGGAATGTCATTCTGTGTTCTGAGCAGAGCAAGGATGAAATAGTCTGGAGTAAAAGCAGTCCTGTGTCTTACCGTCAAATGAGAAAGGCATTCGGCCTGTCTTTATGA
- a CDS encoding DMT family transporter, which yields METIRKDPLGSAWVVIAALSFTVMNLSVKAASTHFGFSSGELVFWRMLVSTLFLGIMAKVQGNTFSTPHWKTHLNRSVIGTLAMMCTLYSVIHLPLATGVTLNYTSSIWLAIFSFFILKERITLYTQAILVMGFIGVILLLNPSFQGGQEFAALISLAGGAMSGWAYLQVRELSLLGEPGWRVVFYLSLTGLIMSAIWSCFTGWHPLTVSSLPYLAGIGISAMIAQLAMTRAYKVGKKFTVASLSYLTVVFSALSGVLLFGDKITWQEAAGMVIIVAGGVFSSFTPASIKKFLMKQ from the coding sequence ATGGAAACCATCAGAAAAGATCCGCTCGGCTCGGCATGGGTGGTTATTGCCGCGCTCAGCTTTACCGTCATGAACCTCTCCGTCAAAGCCGCCTCTACACATTTCGGCTTTTCCAGCGGCGAGCTGGTCTTTTGGCGCATGCTGGTCTCCACCCTGTTCTTAGGCATCATGGCCAAAGTGCAAGGCAACACATTTTCCACGCCGCATTGGAAAACCCATCTCAACCGCAGCGTCATCGGCACGCTTGCCATGATGTGCACGCTTTATTCCGTCATACATCTGCCGCTGGCAACAGGCGTCACGCTCAACTACACCTCCTCCATCTGGCTTGCCATCTTTTCATTTTTCATTCTAAAAGAACGTATTACGCTTTATACCCAAGCCATTTTGGTTATGGGCTTCATCGGCGTTATCCTGTTGCTCAACCCATCTTTTCAAGGCGGGCAGGAATTTGCCGCGCTGATCAGTTTGGCAGGCGGCGCCATGTCAGGCTGGGCATATTTGCAGGTGCGCGAACTCTCGCTTTTGGGCGAACCGGGCTGGCGCGTGGTGTTTTATCTGTCGCTTACCGGCCTGATTATGTCCGCCATTTGGAGCTGCTTTACCGGCTGGCATCCGCTGACCGTATCTTCCCTGCCCTATCTGGCCGGCATCGGCATCTCCGCCATGATTGCCCAACTGGCCATGACCCGCGCCTATAAGGTTGGCAAGAAATTTACCGTTGCCTCGCTTTCCTACCTGACCGTCGTTTTCTCCGCCCTGTCCGGCGTACTGCTTTTCGGCGATAAAATCACTTGGCAGGAAGCCGCCGGCATGGTTATCATTGTTGCAGGCGGCGTGTTCAGCAGTTTTACTCCGGCCTCAATCAAAAAATTTCTGATGAAGCAATAA